The proteins below are encoded in one region of Homo sapiens chromosome 2, GRCh38.p14 Primary Assembly:
- the SMIM39 gene encoding small integral membrane protein 39: protein MARAPQPRRGPAAPGNALRALLRCNLPPGAQRVVVSAVLALLVLINVVLIFLLAFR, encoded by the coding sequence ATGGCGAGGGCCCCGCAGCCCCGGCGCGGCCCCGCGGCGCCCGGGAACGCCCTGCGCGCCCTGCTGCGCTGCAACCTGCCCCCCGGCGCCCAGCGCGTGGTGGTCTCCGCCGTGCTGGCGCTCCTGGTTCTCATCAACGTCGTACTGATCTTCCTGCTGGCCTTCCGCTGA
- the ARHGEF4 gene encoding rho guanine nucleotide exchange factor 4 isoform i (isoform i is encoded by transcript variant 9), with product MDDQELGFKAGDVIEVMDATNREWWWGRVADGEGWFPASFVRLRVNQDEPADDDAPLAGNSGAEDGGAEAQSSKDQMRTNVINEILSTERDYIKHLRDICEGYVRQCRKRADMFSEEQLRTIFGNIEDIYRCQKAFVKALEQRFNRERPHLSELGACFLEHQADFQIYSEYCNNHPNACVELSRLTKLSKYVYFFEACRLLQKMIDISLDGFLLTPVQKICKYPLQLAELLKYTHPQHRDFKDVEAALHAMKNVAQLINERKRRLENIDKIAQWQSSIEDWEGEDLLVRSSELIYSGELTRVTQPQAKSQQRMFFLFDHQLIYCKKDLLRRDVLYYKGRLDMDGLEVVDLEDGKDRDLHVSIKNAFRLHRGATGDSHLLCTRKPEQKQRWLKAFAREREQVQLDQETGFSITELQRKQAMLNASKQQVTGKPKAVGRPCYLTRQKHPALPSNRPQQQVLVLAEPRRKPSTFWHSISRLAPFRK from the exons ATGGACGACCAGGAGCTGGGCTTCAAAGCTGGGGACGTCATCGAAGTGATGGATGCCACCAACAGAGAGTGGTGGTGGGGCCGGGTCGCCGATGGCGAGGGCTGGTTTCCAGCCAGCTTCGTTCGG CTGAGGGTGAATCAGGACGAGCCCGCGGATGACGACGCCCCTCTGGCCGGGAACAGCGGAGCGGAGGACGGCGGGGCGGAGGCGCAGAGCAGCAAGGACCAGATGCGGACCAACGTCATCAACGAGATCCTCAGCACTGAGCGGGACTACATCAAGCACCTGCGCGACATCTGCGAG GGCTACGTCCGGCAGTGCCGCAAGCGCGCAGACATGTTCAGCGAGGAGCAGCTGCGTACCATCTTCGGGAACATCGAGGACATCTACCGCTGCCAGAAGGCCTTCGTGAAGGCCCTGGAGCAGAGGTTCAACCGCGAGCGCCCACACCTGAGCGAGCTGGGTGCCTGCTTCCTGGAGCAT CAAGCCGACTTCCAGATCTACTCGGAGTACTGCAATAACCACCCCAACGCCTGCGTGGAGCTCTCCCGGCTCACCAAGCTCAGCAAGTACGTGTACTTCTTCGAGGCCTGCCGGCTGCTGCAGAAGATGATTGACATCTCCCTGGATGGCTTCCTGCTGACTCCGGTGCAGAAGATCTGCAAGTACCCTCTGCAGCTGGCCGAGCTGCTCAAATACACGCACCCCCAGCACAG GGACTTCAAGGATGTTGAAGCCGCCTTGCATGCCATGAAGAACGTGGCCCAGCTCATCAACGAGCGGAAGCGGAGACTTGAGAACATCGACAAGATTGCTCAGTGGCAGAGCTCCATAGAGGACTGGGAG GGAGAAGATCTCTTGGTCAGGAGCTCAGAACTCATCTACTCGGGGGAGCTGACTCGAGTTACACAGCCTCAAGCCAAAAGCCAGCAGCGAATGTTCTTTCTCTTTGACCACCAGCTCATCTACTGTAAGAAG GACCTGCTCCGCCGCGACGTGTTGTACTACAAGGGCCGGCTGGACATGGACGGCCTGGAGGTGGTGGACCTGGAGGACGGGAAGGACAGAGACCTCCATGTGAGCATCAAGAACGCCTTCCGGCTGCACCGTGGCGCCACAGGGGACAGCCACCTGCTGTGCACCAGGAAGCCCGAGCAGAAGCAGCGCTGGCTCAAGGCCTTTGCCAGGGAGAGGGAGCAGGTGCAGCTGGACCAGGAGACAG GCTTCTCCATCACTGAACTGCAGAGGAAGCAGGCCATGCTGAATGCCAGCAAGCAGCAGGTCACAGGGAAGCCCAAAG CTGTTGGCCGGCCCTGCTACCTGACGCGCCAGAAgcacccagccctgcccagcaACCGGCCCCAGCAGCAGGTCCTGGTGCTGGCGGAGCCCAGGCGCAAGCCATCTACCTTCTGGCACAGCATCAGCCGGCTGGCACCCTTCCGCAAGTGA